A region of Kineosporia sp. NBRC 101731 DNA encodes the following proteins:
- a CDS encoding glycosyltransferase family 2 protein, translating to MAEPVPVEVTGVSVIVPTKDRPELLARAVQAVLAQEFDGPIECIVVFDQEQIHRPEVPTGPGRTLRVLRNERTPGLAGTRNTGYLKASHSVVAACDDDDEWLPGKLKAQLDLLDRYPQASLVATGIVIHFSGRDIPRQAQDEVLTFRDFLRDRRMEVHPSTYLARRSAVVDGFGLVEEEIPGGYAEDYDWLLRAARTGPVVCVRDTLVRVNWHNGSFFTSRWEMIDQALTWLLRRFPEFAGERRGLGRVQGQLAFANAALGKRRKALGLAARALRNHPTNRQALASLLVTSHLVTPDQVIGLGRRFGRGV from the coding sequence ATGGCAGAGCCGGTTCCGGTCGAAGTGACCGGCGTCAGCGTGATCGTCCCGACCAAAGACCGGCCGGAACTCCTGGCCCGGGCCGTACAGGCCGTGCTGGCGCAGGAGTTCGACGGGCCGATCGAGTGCATCGTGGTGTTCGACCAGGAGCAGATCCACCGGCCCGAGGTTCCCACCGGGCCGGGCCGCACCCTGCGGGTGCTGCGCAACGAGCGCACACCGGGCCTGGCGGGCACCCGTAACACCGGATATCTCAAGGCGTCCCACTCCGTCGTGGCCGCCTGCGACGACGACGACGAGTGGCTGCCGGGCAAACTGAAGGCCCAGCTCGACCTGCTCGACCGTTACCCGCAGGCCAGTCTGGTGGCCACCGGCATCGTCATCCATTTCTCCGGCCGCGACATACCCCGTCAGGCACAGGACGAGGTGCTCACCTTCCGCGACTTCCTGCGCGACCGCCGGATGGAGGTGCATCCCTCGACCTACCTGGCCCGGCGGTCCGCGGTGGTGGACGGGTTCGGTCTGGTCGAGGAGGAGATCCCGGGCGGTTACGCCGAGGACTACGACTGGCTGCTGCGGGCGGCCAGGACCGGCCCGGTGGTCTGCGTGCGCGACACCCTGGTGCGGGTGAACTGGCACAACGGCTCGTTCTTCACCAGTCGCTGGGAGATGATCGATCAGGCACTCACCTGGCTGCTGCGGCGCTTCCCCGAATTCGCCGGTGAGCGGCGCGGTCTCGGCCGGGTACAGGGGCAGCTGGCCTTCGCCAACGCGGCTCTCGGAAAGCGCCGCAAGGCCCTCGGGCTGGCCGCCCGGGCCCTGCGCAACCATCCCACCAACCGCCAGGCCCTGGCCTCGCTGCTGGTGACGTCCCACCTGGTCACCCCCGATCAGGTCATCGGTCTCGGCCGCCGGTTCGGCCGGGGTGTCTGA